The following proteins come from a genomic window of Bartonella apihabitans:
- the ptsP gene encoding phosphoenolpyruvate--protein phosphotransferase gives MAAASEKTAILSENAILLNADFSDKESAILAAAQLLVDEGAIEPAYGKSMLAREKVANTWLGSGVVIPHGMVEDRNLVNRDAISVIQVPNGVDWQNGEKAKLIFAIAANSDGHIEILKRLTRLLSHPDALQKLETTADKSVIMAALVENDEAPQSEAADLRVTKEWVLDYPSGLHARPASIWVEFAKKSGQKILVRNGNSQADMTSLAGLLQLGGKNGDRLVFSTDAENGEQLLDDAVLMARKITLSEREAAEKAEVKPKKIYGFRPPSGKAGIDGLSASPGLSVGTIFILENGAGEVEDKPEKLSEDAARLENALGRTKDKMKAIVDDVTRRIGASDAAIFKAQATLLDDDNLISSACHLMAEGHGVAWSWNKAVEEAANALQHMDNPLLAARAVDLRDVGGRVLAEIDPLYAKGSFENIGEGAIIVAEDLTPSDTANLDPEKVHGLITASGGPTSHTAILARTLGIPALVAAGNKVFEAKNGESAIVDGYNGILYLSPTKEDVEAAQKQIVKLAEEREKEVAERAKPAKTTDGHVIDIAANINRPDQVAFALDEGGEGVGLMRTEFLFLESTETPDEETQYKVYRDMLSALGGKSLIIRALDIGGDKQVAHLDLPKEDNPFLGVRGARLLLRRKDLLVPQLRAIYRAAKEGGDPWIMFPMIMSVTEIRELKALAEEIRKDLAAPVLKIGIMIEVPAAAIMADIFAPHVDFFSIGTNDLTQYTMAVDRQNPDLAAEADSLDPAVLRMVERTVAGAEKAGKWVGVCGGIAGDPFGAMLLSGLGVNELSMTPRDIATVKARLRAKSLADMRKLANKALQCETAEEVRALDEAKS, from the coding sequence GTGGCAGCAGCATCTGAAAAGACAGCAATTCTTTCCGAAAATGCAATTTTGTTGAATGCGGATTTTTCCGACAAGGAGTCGGCCATTCTTGCCGCCGCTCAACTCCTTGTTGATGAAGGCGCAATTGAACCGGCTTACGGAAAAAGCATGTTGGCGCGTGAAAAGGTTGCCAATACGTGGCTCGGTTCGGGCGTTGTCATTCCCCATGGCATGGTGGAAGACCGCAACCTTGTCAACCGTGATGCGATCTCGGTTATTCAGGTTCCAAACGGGGTGGACTGGCAAAATGGCGAAAAGGCCAAACTGATTTTTGCAATCGCCGCCAATTCCGACGGTCATATCGAAATTTTAAAAAGGTTGACCCGACTACTTAGCCATCCCGATGCGCTGCAAAAACTTGAAACAACCGCCGACAAATCGGTCATTATGGCAGCCCTTGTCGAAAATGACGAAGCACCGCAAAGTGAGGCCGCCGACCTTCGGGTGACCAAAGAATGGGTGCTTGATTATCCGTCCGGTCTTCATGCGCGTCCGGCGTCGATCTGGGTGGAATTTGCCAAAAAAAGCGGGCAGAAAATTCTCGTCCGCAATGGCAATAGTCAGGCCGATATGACAAGCCTTGCCGGCCTCTTGCAACTTGGCGGCAAAAATGGTGACAGGCTCGTTTTTTCAACCGACGCGGAAAATGGTGAACAGCTTCTGGATGATGCGGTTTTAATGGCAAGAAAAATCACCTTGAGTGAGCGGGAAGCGGCCGAAAAAGCGGAAGTGAAACCGAAGAAAATTTATGGCTTCCGGCCACCTTCAGGAAAAGCGGGAATTGACGGCCTGTCGGCAAGCCCCGGTCTTTCGGTTGGTACAATTTTCATTCTGGAAAACGGGGCAGGCGAAGTCGAAGATAAGCCGGAGAAACTTTCTGAAGATGCGGCACGGCTTGAAAACGCCTTGGGGCGCACCAAAGACAAGATGAAAGCGATTGTTGATGATGTGACCCGTCGTATCGGCGCGTCGGATGCTGCCATTTTCAAGGCACAGGCCACTCTTCTTGATGATGATAATCTTATCTCTTCTGCCTGCCACTTGATGGCGGAAGGCCATGGCGTGGCATGGAGCTGGAACAAGGCGGTCGAAGAGGCGGCCAATGCCCTTCAACATATGGATAATCCTTTGCTTGCCGCCCGCGCGGTGGATTTGCGCGATGTCGGCGGGCGTGTCCTTGCCGAGATCGACCCGCTTTATGCCAAAGGCTCGTTCGAGAATATCGGTGAAGGGGCAATTATTGTTGCGGAAGATTTAACACCCTCCGATACGGCCAATTTGGACCCTGAAAAAGTCCACGGTCTTATCACCGCATCGGGCGGGCCAACCTCGCATACGGCCATTCTTGCGCGCACTTTGGGAATTCCTGCGCTGGTTGCAGCGGGAAACAAGGTTTTTGAAGCAAAGAATGGCGAAAGCGCGATTGTCGACGGCTATAACGGCATTTTATATCTTTCGCCCACGAAGGAAGATGTCGAGGCTGCACAAAAGCAAATCGTCAAATTGGCAGAAGAGCGTGAAAAAGAAGTTGCCGAACGCGCCAAGCCCGCAAAAACCACCGACGGTCATGTAATCGACATTGCCGCCAATATCAACCGCCCCGATCAGGTCGCCTTTGCATTGGATGAAGGCGGTGAAGGTGTGGGGCTGATGCGTACGGAATTTTTGTTTCTGGAAAGCACCGAAACGCCCGACGAGGAGACGCAATATAAGGTCTATCGCGATATGCTTTCGGCATTGGGCGGTAAATCGCTTATTATCAGGGCACTCGACATTGGTGGCGATAAACAGGTTGCCCATCTTGATTTGCCGAAAGAAGATAATCCGTTTTTGGGCGTGAGGGGCGCGCGGCTTTTATTACGCAGAAAAGACCTGCTGGTGCCGCAATTGCGGGCAATTTATCGCGCTGCCAAAGAAGGCGGGGATCCGTGGATTATGTTTCCGATGATTATGTCGGTCACCGAGATCAGGGAATTAAAAGCTCTTGCCGAAGAAATCCGCAAAGATCTTGCCGCACCGGTTTTAAAAATCGGCATTATGATCGAAGTACCGGCGGCTGCCATTATGGCCGATATTTTTGCTCCCCATGTCGATTTCTTTTCAATCGGCACCAATGATTTGACCCAATATACCATGGCAGTTGACCGGCAAAATCCCGACCTTGCAGCCGAAGCCGACAGCCTTGATCCGGCAGTTTTGCGGATGGTGGAAAGAACGGTTGCAGGGGCAGAAAAAGCAGGCAAATGGGTAGGGGTTTGCGGCGGCATTGCCGGTGACCCGTTCGGGGCGATGTTGCTTTCGGGCCTTGGTGTCAACGAATTGTCGATGACCCCGCGCGATATTGCAACCGTCAAGGCAAGGCTCAGGGCAAAAAGCCTTGCCGATATGCGCAAGCTTGCCAACAAGGCTTTGCAATGTGAAACCGCCGAAGAGGTTCGTGCCCTTGACGAGGCGAAGTCATGA
- a CDS encoding LacI family DNA-binding transcriptional regulator, protein MAATIKDVAKLAGVSVATVSRAISGKVVSHELKSKVEEAILATGYRPNLAARRLRGHSNDMIGLIIADIRNPFFTRFARAIDDIAKTRNQHVILCNTDENPEQEKAYLDLMEEENVAGIILAPTLLTSRKHITSGKTRPVKLQRPLVLVDRKPDEMIYDSVLIDNIAAAKKLVHHLYENGRKHILCLYGADSRTGFERQKGFDEAIKALHLSGESVAIKHGKDNLAKSLKNALANNPEIDALIVTNGVLALKAAAFLNKAGIVVPDQLALAAFDDEAWMELVFNGITTIAQPVGDIAREAYQCLMERLENPLKPVRQTVLKSKLIVRGSTLKARTTTQ, encoded by the coding sequence ATGGCTGCCACAATCAAGGATGTTGCAAAACTTGCCGGTGTTTCGGTTGCCACTGTTTCGCGTGCGATTTCCGGCAAAGTTGTGAGCCATGAATTGAAAAGCAAAGTGGAGGAGGCAATCCTTGCTACCGGTTACCGGCCGAACCTTGCTGCCCGCCGTTTGCGCGGGCATAGCAATGATATGATAGGCCTTATCATTGCCGACATCAGAAACCCGTTTTTTACCCGCTTTGCCCGCGCAATCGACGACATTGCAAAAACCCGCAACCAGCATGTGATCTTATGCAATACGGATGAAAATCCCGAGCAGGAAAAGGCCTATCTCGACCTGATGGAAGAAGAAAATGTTGCCGGTATTATTCTTGCTCCGACACTTTTAACAAGCCGCAAACACATAACAAGCGGCAAAACGAGACCGGTAAAACTGCAACGCCCGCTTGTTCTTGTCGATCGCAAGCCCGATGAAATGATTTATGATTCAGTGCTTATTGATAATATTGCTGCCGCCAAAAAGCTTGTGCACCACCTTTACGAAAATGGCAGAAAGCACATTCTTTGCCTTTACGGTGCTGATAGCCGAACCGGCTTTGAGCGGCAAAAAGGCTTTGATGAAGCAATCAAGGCACTTCACCTTTCCGGTGAAAGTGTAGCCATAAAACACGGAAAAGATAATCTGGCGAAATCTTTAAAAAATGCGCTTGCAAATAATCCGGAGATTGATGCGCTTATTGTCACCAACGGGGTTCTCGCTTTGAAAGCGGCGGCATTTTTGAACAAAGCCGGTATTGTTGTGCCCGATCAACTGGCTTTGGCAGCCTTTGACGACGAAGCGTGGATGGAACTCGTCTTTAACGGCATTACAACCATTGCCCAGCCGGTTGGCGACATTGCCCGCGAAGCCTATCAGTGTTTGATGGAAAGGCTTGAAAACCCGCTAAAACCGGTGCGGCAAACCGTTTTGAAAAGCAAATTGATTGTTCGCGGTTCAACTTTGAAAGCCCGCACGACCACTCAATGA